In a single window of the Elaeis guineensis isolate ETL-2024a chromosome 6, EG11, whole genome shotgun sequence genome:
- the LOC105034716 gene encoding uncharacterized protein, which translates to MCNSKIKIGHAVGLAAVTQIDGRPVLQPACNRVVTLEAGRPPNKTLQKSISLPTFFTNTVTSSDLDSNVTKLVASSPKLQFSPPLSPKAKPAKAVLKQSNDPNGLNSSKEKPATPKCSTKSTPVVRKKSKKSSSSGQGGLSIESSSFSSCDRAPGSIAAAQREKASLMKAQRKMRTAHYGRTTSKLEWKVIPVDSSSNATQEEKRCSFITSYSDPLHVAYHDEEWGVPVHDDKMLFELLVLSGAQVGLDWATILRKRNDFRKAFAEFDAEVVAKFTEREMTSISTKYGLDLGRVRGTVDNANRILEVRKVFGTFDKFVWGFVNYKPISTNYKSYRKIPVKTSKSESISKDMVRRGFRFVGPTIVHSFMQAAGLTNDHLIMCPATTTAPPTPPPKSS; encoded by the exons ATGTGcaattccaaaataaaaataggcCATGCAGTTGGCCTCGCCGCGGTGACTCAAATTGATGGAAGGCCGGTGTTGCAGCCGGCTTGCAACCGTGTGGTGACCTTGGAGGCCGGCCGGCCGCCGAACAAGACTCTACAAAAATCCATTTCTTTACCTACTTTCTTCACCAACACCGTCACTAGTTCTGATCTTGATTCTAATGTGACTAAACTTGTTGCTTCTTCACCCAAGCTTCAGTTCTCGCCTCCATTGTCTCCCAAGGCGAAGCCTGCCAAGGCTGTGCTCAAGCAGAGCAACGACCCCAATGGTCTGAACTCAAGCAAAGAAAAGCCGGCGACACCGAAGTGCTCCACGAAGTCGACTCCAGTGGTGAGGAAGAAATCGAAGAAATCAAGCAGCAGTGGCCAAGGTGGCCTTTCAATAGAATCATCCTCATTCTCAAGCTGTGATAGAGCTCCCGGCAGCATTGCAGCAGCTCAGAGGGAGAAGGCCAGCCTCATGAAAGCCCAGAGGAAGATGAGGACCGCCCATTATGGGCGGACCACATCAAAGCTTGAATGGAAGGTAATTCCAGTGGATTCTTCCAGCAATGCTACACAGGAAGAGAAAAGATGCAGCTTCATAACATCCTATTCAG ATCCACTCCATGTTGCATACCATGATGAGGAGTGGGGAGTGCCAGTCCATGATGACAA GATGCTATTTGAATTACTAGTGCTATCCGGTGCTCAGGTCGGACTGGATTGGGCTACCATATTGAGGAAAAGGAATGACTTCAG GAAAGCTTTCGCCGAATTTGATGCAGAAGTGGTCGCCAAGTTCACAGAGAGAGAAATGACCTCCATCAGCACGAAATATGGGCTGGATTTGGGGAGAGTTCGGGGAACGGTAGACAATGCTAACCGAATACTTGAG GTCCGGAAGGTGTTTGGGACCTTCGACAAGTTTGTATGGGGGTTCGTTAACTACAAGCCCATATCTACCAATTACAAGTCATACAGGAAGATCCCAGTCAAGACCTCCAAATCAGAGTCCATTAGCAAAGACATGGTCCGCAGGGGCTTCCGGTTCGTCGGCCCAACCATCGTCCACTCCTTCATGCAGGCCGCCGGCCTCACCAACGATCACCTCATCATGTGCCCCGCCACGACTACTGCTCCTCCAACTCCACCACCAAAATCATCTTAA